The Petropleomorpha daqingensis genome includes a window with the following:
- a CDS encoding TMEM175 family protein — protein sequence MRSERGLDRFVTFLDAVVAIAITLLVLPLAEVLQDVEPGRSLGSVLSDEGGQFFAFFLSFAVIARFWMVHHRVVEGVGAYDSAFLLLNLLWMLTIVLLPFATQVVGSYPPEPLAVGIYIGTITASSASLAAVTILVWRRPALRRDADEPAPTPWPSLVTTGILVVALLLGTLVRQVNYGAMLLLLLTGPLEGWLRRRERAR from the coding sequence GTGCGCTCAGAACGTGGGCTCGACCGGTTCGTCACCTTCCTCGACGCCGTCGTCGCCATCGCCATCACCCTGCTCGTGCTGCCGCTGGCCGAGGTGCTGCAGGACGTGGAGCCGGGCCGGTCGCTGGGCAGCGTGCTGTCCGACGAGGGCGGCCAGTTCTTCGCCTTCTTCCTGAGCTTCGCCGTCATCGCGCGGTTCTGGATGGTCCACCACCGGGTGGTCGAGGGCGTCGGCGCCTACGACTCGGCCTTCCTGCTGCTCAACCTGCTCTGGATGCTGACGATCGTGCTGCTGCCGTTCGCCACCCAGGTGGTCGGCAGCTACCCGCCCGAGCCGCTGGCCGTGGGGATCTACATCGGCACCATCACGGCGAGCTCGGCCAGCCTGGCCGCGGTCACGATCCTCGTCTGGCGGCGCCCGGCGTTGCGGCGGGACGCCGACGAGCCCGCGCCCACCCCGTGGCCGAGCCTGGTGACCACCGGGATCCTCGTCGTCGCGCTGCTCCTCGGCACGCTCGTGCGCCAGGTCAACTACGGGGCGATGCTCCTGCTGCTGCTCACCGGCCCGCTGGAGGGCTGGCTGCGCCGCAGGGAGCGCGCGAGGTAG
- a CDS encoding FAD-dependent monooxygenase has protein sequence MAEIEPCDVLVVGAGPTGLTLAAQLSAFGVPPVLVDAATDRVHESRALAVQPRTLEVLRPFGVSDELVARGSRGVRLRITAGRRVVHAPLFDVGAGDTAYPFLLFVSQAETEAVLAEHLTHRGIAIRRGVRLESFHQDGDRLLCTLRDPDGAAGTVAARWVVGCDGARSTVREQAGIAFTGGRYPQTFCLADLSADGLEDGAVNTYLSAGGPLFFFPLGSPAPWRLITFVPDGGPRDGPIPLDRVQQLVDDATAGTVHVHDPVWTSAFRVSHRGARHYRAGRAFLAGDAAHVHSPAGAQGMNTGIQDAVNLGWKLGLVCRGVAPEELLDSYDAERRPVGEEVLRFTDRAFTAATSNAGLVRLARTRLVPYVLPSALRLRPARRLAFRTVSQLGIRYRRSPAVQPAAGPKPRPGDRLPDVRIGQRWLSEELDGPAFTLLTCGVGAGDLPDRFAPWLAVRTLEGAAARTLGLRGSGWLLVRPDGHVAARGTGVGLAGAEDYLARSLRRSQPSSGPVSSSRSIAP, from the coding sequence ATGGCCGAGATCGAGCCCTGTGACGTGCTGGTGGTCGGTGCCGGGCCGACCGGCCTGACCCTGGCCGCTCAGCTCTCCGCGTTCGGCGTCCCGCCGGTGCTGGTCGACGCGGCGACCGACCGGGTCCACGAGTCACGAGCGCTCGCCGTCCAGCCGCGCACTCTCGAGGTGCTGCGGCCCTTCGGCGTCAGCGACGAGCTCGTCGCCCGTGGCAGCCGTGGCGTCCGGCTGCGGATCACGGCCGGACGCCGGGTCGTGCACGCTCCGCTGTTCGACGTCGGTGCCGGGGACACCGCCTACCCCTTCCTGCTGTTCGTCTCCCAGGCCGAGACGGAGGCGGTGCTCGCCGAGCACCTCACCCACCGGGGCATCGCGATCCGCCGCGGCGTCCGCCTCGAGTCCTTCCACCAGGACGGCGACCGGCTGCTCTGCACCCTCCGCGACCCCGACGGCGCCGCCGGCACGGTTGCGGCCCGCTGGGTCGTGGGCTGCGACGGCGCGCGCAGCACCGTCCGGGAGCAGGCCGGTATCGCCTTCACCGGTGGGCGGTACCCGCAGACGTTCTGCCTCGCCGACCTCTCGGCCGACGGTCTCGAGGACGGCGCGGTCAACACCTACCTGAGCGCCGGCGGGCCGCTGTTCTTCTTCCCGCTCGGCTCCCCGGCCCCGTGGCGGCTCATCACGTTCGTGCCCGACGGCGGGCCTCGGGACGGGCCGATCCCGCTGGACCGGGTTCAGCAGCTCGTCGACGACGCGACGGCAGGCACGGTGCACGTCCACGATCCGGTCTGGACCAGCGCCTTCCGCGTCTCGCACCGCGGTGCGCGGCACTACCGCGCAGGCCGGGCGTTCCTCGCCGGCGACGCCGCGCACGTGCACAGCCCGGCCGGCGCGCAGGGGATGAACACCGGCATCCAGGACGCGGTCAACCTCGGGTGGAAGCTCGGGCTGGTCTGTCGCGGCGTCGCCCCGGAGGAGCTCCTCGACTCCTACGACGCCGAACGGCGGCCGGTGGGGGAGGAGGTCCTCCGGTTCACCGACCGCGCCTTCACCGCGGCGACGTCGAACGCGGGGCTCGTGCGCCTGGCCCGCACCCGGCTGGTGCCGTACGTGCTGCCGTCGGCGCTCCGGTTGCGGCCGGCCCGACGGCTGGCGTTCCGCACGGTCTCGCAGCTGGGCATCCGCTACCGCCGCAGCCCGGCGGTGCAGCCCGCCGCGGGTCCGAAGCCGCGCCCCGGAGACCGCCTGCCCGACGTCCGGATCGGGCAGCGGTGGTTGTCCGAGGAGCTGGACGGCCCGGCGTTCACGTTGCTGACGTGCGGCGTCGGTGCCGGGGATCTGCCGGACCGCTTCGCGCCCTGGCTCGCGGTCCGCACGCTCGAGGGTGCCGCCGCCCGCACGCTCGGGCTGCGCGGCAGCGGCTGGCTCCTGGTCCGCCCCGACGGGCACGTCGCCGCGCGGGGCACGGGGGTCGGCCTCGCCGGCGCCGAGGACTACCTCGCGCGCTCCCTGCGGCGCAGCCAGCCCTCCAGCGGGCCGGTGAGCAGCAGCAGGAGCATCGCCCCGTAG
- a CDS encoding murein hydrolase activator EnvC family protein: MRARLLLVAVLCLALLAPAPALAEPSAVEPVGRFGWPLAGSPPVTRAFEAPAGPFGPGHRGVDLAAAPGATVLAAGDGVVAFAGRVAGRPVVSIDHPGGLRTTYEPVEPAVAAGQAVARGSPIGTLLAGHAGCPAAACLHWGVRRGQIYLDPLALLRAVRVRLLPWR; this comes from the coding sequence GTGCGCGCCCGCCTGCTGCTCGTCGCCGTCCTCTGCCTCGCGCTGCTCGCGCCGGCTCCGGCCCTCGCCGAACCGTCGGCCGTCGAGCCGGTGGGCCGGTTCGGGTGGCCGCTGGCCGGCTCGCCGCCGGTGACCAGGGCGTTCGAGGCGCCGGCCGGGCCGTTCGGTCCGGGGCACCGCGGCGTCGACCTGGCCGCCGCGCCGGGGGCGACCGTGCTCGCGGCAGGGGACGGCGTGGTCGCCTTCGCGGGGAGGGTCGCCGGCCGGCCGGTGGTGAGCATCGACCACCCCGGCGGGCTGCGGACGACGTACGAGCCGGTCGAGCCCGCGGTGGCGGCCGGGCAGGCGGTCGCCCGGGGGTCGCCGATCGGCACGCTGCTCGCCGGCCACGCCGGCTGCCCCGCCGCCGCGTGCTTGCACTGGGGCGTGCGCCGCGGTCAGATCTACCTGGACCCGCTCGCGCTGCTGCGCGCCGTCCGCGTCCGGCTGCTGCCCTGGCGCTGA
- the rpsB gene encoding 30S ribosomal protein S2, with product MAVVSMKQLLDSGVHFGHQTRRWNPKMKRFIFTERNGIYIIDLQQTLGYIDSAYEFVKQTVAHGGTIMFVGTKRQAQEVVAEQAQRVGMPYVNQRWLGGMLTNFQTVHKRLQRLKELEDMEQTGVMAGLSKKEQLGLTREKAKLERSLGGIRDMQKVPSAVWVVDTKKEHIAVGEARKLNIPVVAILDTNCDPDEVDYKIPGNDDAIRSITVLTRVIADAVAEGLMARSAAQANAGREDSGEQVIGGDEPLPDWERELLTGQQEGAAALPETPAEPAAATATEVAPVEGVPATGDASTGTQGAENA from the coding sequence ATGGCAGTCGTCAGCATGAAGCAGCTGCTCGACAGCGGCGTCCACTTCGGGCACCAGACCCGTCGCTGGAACCCGAAGATGAAGCGGTTCATCTTCACCGAGCGCAACGGCATCTACATCATCGACCTGCAGCAGACGCTCGGGTACATCGACAGCGCCTACGAGTTCGTCAAGCAGACGGTCGCGCACGGCGGCACGATCATGTTCGTCGGCACCAAGCGGCAGGCCCAGGAGGTCGTCGCCGAGCAGGCGCAGCGGGTCGGCATGCCCTACGTCAACCAGCGCTGGCTGGGCGGCATGCTCACCAACTTCCAGACCGTCCACAAGCGGCTGCAGCGCCTCAAGGAGCTTGAGGACATGGAGCAGACCGGCGTCATGGCCGGCCTGTCCAAGAAGGAGCAGCTCGGCCTGACCCGCGAGAAGGCCAAGCTGGAGCGCAGCCTCGGCGGTATCCGCGACATGCAGAAGGTGCCGAGCGCCGTCTGGGTCGTCGACACCAAGAAGGAGCACATCGCCGTCGGCGAGGCTCGCAAGCTGAACATCCCGGTCGTCGCGATCCTCGACACCAACTGCGACCCCGACGAGGTCGACTACAAGATCCCCGGCAACGACGACGCGATCCGCAGCATCACGGTGCTGACCCGCGTGATCGCCGACGCCGTCGCCGAGGGCCTCATGGCCCGCTCGGCCGCGCAGGCCAACGCCGGCCGCGAGGACAGCGGCGAGCAGGTCATCGGTGGCGACGAGCCGCTGCCGGACTGGGAGCGCGAGCTGCTGACCGGTCAGCAGGAGGGCGCCGCCGCGCTGCCCGAGACCCCGGCCGAGCCGGCTGCTGCCACCGCGACCGAGGTCGCGCCCGTCGAGGGCGTGCCGGCCACCGGCGACGCCTCGACCGGCACCCAGGGCGCCGAGAACGCCTGA
- a CDS encoding alpha/beta fold hydrolase: MSDLAVDRLESVQLGGITQWIRVRAADPSNPPLLLMQQGPGLPVINEAHGWDELLGLERDWTVVYWDQRGTGLSARPLLGRSFPISAPRMVEDTVALLELLRERFGRPAAVLGFSFGATYAAYAAQRRPDLVALLVGVGMDIDMPAGEHHTYEFALRTARIRGNSRAVRQLRRIGPPPHLTGHRLRTRARWAADFGGISVHVSYRGILGALLRSLIRSPDYSVAGGLRTLLGMAASQTALLPDLADTDLVGTVPALDVPVVLIQGRHDQVAPGTATRRFHDALRAPSKRLVWFEDSAHTPHLDEPERFRALLTELRAEQYADA; this comes from the coding sequence ATGAGCGATCTCGCGGTCGACCGGCTGGAGTCCGTGCAGCTCGGTGGGATCACCCAGTGGATCCGGGTCCGGGCGGCCGACCCCTCGAACCCGCCGCTGCTGCTCATGCAGCAGGGTCCCGGCCTGCCCGTGATCAACGAGGCTCACGGCTGGGACGAGCTGCTGGGACTGGAGCGCGACTGGACCGTCGTCTACTGGGATCAGCGCGGTACCGGCCTGTCTGCCCGCCCCCTGCTCGGGAGGTCGTTCCCGATCAGCGCGCCGCGGATGGTCGAGGACACGGTGGCGCTGCTGGAGCTGCTGCGCGAGCGGTTCGGCCGACCGGCCGCTGTCCTCGGCTTCTCCTTCGGCGCGACGTACGCCGCGTACGCCGCTCAGCGGCGCCCGGATCTCGTCGCGCTCCTGGTGGGGGTCGGCATGGACATCGACATGCCGGCCGGGGAGCACCACACCTACGAGTTCGCGCTGCGCACCGCCCGCATCCGGGGCAACTCGCGTGCGGTCCGGCAGCTGCGCCGCATCGGGCCGCCCCCGCACCTGACCGGGCACCGGCTCCGGACGCGCGCCCGGTGGGCGGCCGACTTCGGCGGCATCAGCGTGCACGTGAGCTACCGCGGGATCCTCGGCGCGCTGCTGCGCAGCCTGATCCGCTCGCCCGACTACTCGGTGGCCGGCGGCCTGCGCACGCTGCTCGGGATGGCCGCCTCGCAGACCGCCCTGCTGCCGGATCTCGCCGACACCGACCTGGTCGGCACCGTGCCGGCCCTCGACGTGCCCGTCGTCCTGATCCAGGGCCGGCACGACCAGGTCGCGCCGGGCACCGCCACCCGGCGGTTCCACGACGCGCTGAGGGCGCCCTCGAAGCGGCTGGTGTGGTTCGAGGACTCGGCGCACACGCCGCACCTCGACGAACCCGAGCGGTTCCGCGCCCTGCTCACGGAGCTGCGGGCCGAGCAGTACGCCGACGCCTGA
- the whiG gene encoding RNA polymerase sigma factor WhiG translates to MPEATIELDEHSEDADAALADLWERYVADRAPQLRDRLILHYAPLVKYVAGRVGSGLPAHVEQADLVSYGTFGLIDAITRFEPTREVKFESYAMARIRGAIIDELRSTDWIPRSVRMKARQFERAVAELESRLQRTPTDEEIADEMDMEVEEVRKFLGQLSLVNVVALDELLVDEDGGGSPRLVDTLQDSTAPDPQAMAEHGEARQLLARAVEQLPDREKVVVSLYYFEGLTLAEIGRVLGVTESRICQMHTKAVLHLRTKLADIA, encoded by the coding sequence GTGCCTGAGGCGACCATCGAGCTGGACGAGCACAGCGAGGACGCCGACGCCGCGCTGGCGGATCTGTGGGAGCGCTACGTCGCCGACCGGGCCCCGCAGCTGCGCGACCGGCTGATCCTGCACTACGCGCCGCTGGTCAAGTACGTCGCCGGCCGGGTCGGCAGCGGCCTGCCCGCGCACGTCGAGCAGGCCGACCTCGTCTCCTACGGCACCTTCGGGCTCATCGACGCGATCACCCGCTTCGAGCCGACCCGCGAGGTCAAGTTCGAGAGCTACGCGATGGCCCGCATCCGCGGCGCGATCATCGACGAGCTGCGCAGCACCGACTGGATCCCGCGCTCGGTGCGCATGAAGGCGCGCCAGTTCGAGCGCGCGGTCGCCGAGCTCGAGAGCCGGCTGCAGCGCACGCCGACCGACGAGGAGATCGCCGACGAGATGGACATGGAGGTCGAGGAGGTCCGCAAGTTCCTCGGCCAGCTGTCCCTCGTCAACGTGGTCGCCCTCGACGAGCTCCTCGTCGACGAGGACGGCGGCGGCTCGCCCCGGCTGGTCGACACCCTCCAGGACTCCACCGCGCCGGACCCGCAGGCCATGGCCGAGCACGGCGAGGCCCGCCAGCTCCTCGCCCGCGCCGTCGAGCAGCTGCCCGACCGGGAGAAGGTCGTGGTCAGCCTCTACTACTTCGAGGGCCTGACCCTGGCCGAGATCGGTCGGGTCCTGGGCGTGACCGAGAGCCGGATCTGCCAGATGCACACCAAGGCCGTGCTGCACCTGCGCACCAAGCTCGCCGACATCGCCTGA
- a CDS encoding S1C family serine protease: MTENLAPYYVPPMPPAPLGPPPRRRTGLAVAGALGAVGVATAVVIGVSTAGGTTVVGVGSPADLGSGSQGPSSGGSPFGSGPTGSDTSSTTGLATEDQQIGVVDIDTVLGFRNGEAAGTGMVLSSDGEILTNNHVVQGATKISVTVVSTGNTYAATVVGTDPSDDVAVLQLSNASGLQVADFSDATAAVGEAVTAVGNAGGSGGTPSAVSGTVTALDQSITATDETGGNPEQLTGLIETDADVQAGDSGGPLYDTASGEIIGMDTAASTGGQVDGYAIPISSALSIAGQIVDGVDNSTIHQGYPGFLGVSVTSAAGTDGAAIAGVVSGGPAESAGILAGDVITAVGRTAIASADDLTGLLAGYDPGDSVPVTWTDGAGASHTAQVTLATGPAD; this comes from the coding sequence GTGACCGAGAACCTGGCCCCGTACTACGTGCCCCCGATGCCGCCGGCTCCGCTCGGGCCGCCGCCGCGCCGGCGCACGGGTCTGGCCGTCGCCGGGGCGCTGGGTGCGGTCGGCGTGGCCACGGCCGTGGTCATCGGGGTGAGCACGGCCGGCGGGACGACCGTGGTGGGCGTGGGCTCGCCCGCCGACCTCGGGTCGGGGAGCCAGGGGCCCTCGTCCGGCGGGTCCCCGTTCGGCAGCGGCCCGACCGGGAGCGACACGTCGAGCACGACCGGCCTGGCCACCGAGGACCAGCAGATCGGCGTCGTCGACATCGACACCGTGCTCGGGTTCCGGAACGGCGAGGCCGCCGGCACGGGCATGGTGCTGAGCTCCGACGGCGAGATCCTGACCAACAACCACGTCGTCCAGGGCGCGACGAAGATCAGCGTGACGGTGGTCAGCACCGGGAACACCTACGCGGCGACCGTCGTCGGCACCGATCCCAGCGACGACGTCGCGGTCCTGCAGCTCAGCAACGCCTCGGGTCTGCAGGTCGCCGACTTCAGCGACGCCACCGCCGCCGTCGGCGAGGCGGTCACCGCGGTGGGCAACGCCGGGGGCTCCGGCGGGACGCCGAGCGCGGTCAGCGGCACGGTCACCGCGCTGGACCAGTCGATCACCGCGACCGACGAGACCGGCGGCAACCCCGAGCAGCTGACCGGTCTGATCGAGACCGACGCCGACGTGCAGGCCGGCGACTCCGGCGGCCCGCTCTACGACACCGCCTCCGGCGAGATCATCGGCATGGACACCGCGGCGTCCACCGGCGGGCAGGTCGACGGGTACGCGATCCCGATCTCCTCGGCCCTGTCGATCGCCGGGCAGATCGTCGACGGCGTGGACAACTCCACCATCCACCAGGGCTACCCCGGGTTCCTCGGGGTCTCGGTGACCTCTGCTGCCGGCACGGACGGCGCCGCGATCGCCGGGGTCGTGTCCGGTGGACCCGCCGAGTCGGCCGGCATTTTGGCGGGCGACGTCATCACCGCCGTCGGCCGGACGGCGATCGCCTCGGCCGACGACCTGACCGGCCTGCTGGCCGGCTACGACCCGGGCGACAGCGTGCCGGTGACCTGGACCGACGGCGCCGGCGCCTCGCACACCGCGCAGGTCACGCTGGCCACCGGTCCGGCGGACTGA
- a CDS encoding aminoglycoside phosphotransferase family protein, translated as MSTGRMHADEVGTDVDLVRRLLAGQFPQWAELPLRPVPSSGTDNALYRLGADMVVRLPRIGWAVTDVEAEQRRLRSLAPHLPLPIPEPLAAGAPGAGYPWSWSVYRWLAGEEARADRLPDPVGTAEALAGFVGTLHGIEVADPPAGGGRGGPLAARDAATRAAIAALDGELDSRAVTAVWEQALAAPVRDAPPVWVHADLAPGNLLLREGRVVAVLDFGALTVGDPAVDLLVAWNLFSGAARERYRAVLGVDDATWARGRGWAVSVALIALPYYRHTNPALVAQSWRTLREVLAG; from the coding sequence GTGAGCACGGGGCGGATGCACGCCGACGAGGTGGGAACCGACGTGGACCTGGTGCGGCGGCTCCTCGCCGGTCAGTTCCCGCAGTGGGCGGAGCTGCCGCTGCGCCCGGTCCCCTCGTCGGGCACCGACAACGCGCTCTACCGGCTCGGCGCGGACATGGTCGTGCGGCTGCCGCGGATCGGCTGGGCGGTGACCGACGTCGAGGCCGAGCAGCGACGGCTGCGCTCCCTGGCCCCGCACCTCCCGCTGCCGATCCCCGAGCCGCTGGCCGCCGGGGCGCCCGGGGCCGGCTACCCGTGGTCGTGGTCGGTGTACCGGTGGCTGGCCGGCGAGGAGGCCCGGGCCGACCGGCTGCCGGACCCCGTAGGGACGGCGGAGGCGCTCGCCGGGTTCGTCGGCACGCTGCACGGCATCGAGGTGGCCGACCCGCCCGCCGGCGGTGGCCGCGGCGGCCCGCTGGCCGCCCGCGACGCCGCGACCCGGGCCGCGATCGCCGCACTGGACGGCGAGCTCGACTCCCGCGCCGTCACGGCGGTGTGGGAGCAGGCGCTCGCGGCGCCGGTCCGGGATGCCCCGCCGGTGTGGGTCCACGCGGACCTGGCGCCGGGCAACCTGCTGCTGCGCGAGGGCCGGGTGGTCGCCGTCCTCGACTTCGGGGCGCTCACCGTCGGCGATCCGGCGGTCGACCTGCTGGTCGCGTGGAACCTGTTCTCGGGTGCGGCACGCGAGCGCTACCGGGCGGTGCTCGGTGTGGACGACGCGACGTGGGCGCGCGGCCGCGGCTGGGCGGTGTCGGTGGCGCTCATCGCGCTGCCGTACTACCGCCACACCAACCCGGCGCTGGTGGCGCAGTCGTGGCGGACGCTGCGCGAGGTGCTGGCCGGATGA
- a CDS encoding tyrosine recombinase XerC, producing MAGSTAQTRAQLPLALAEALDGFEEHLRSSRDLSENTIRGYVGDVVQLLDHLVRRGGATVTDLDLATLRSWLAKGRTTGHSRATTARSAASARSFTAWLRRSGRAGEDVGLRLVSPKAHRTLPDVLAPDQARAVLEATSGAEEPVGLRDALVLELLYASGVRVSELIGLDVDDVDRGRRLLRVLGKGRKERSVPYGVPAEAALDAWLTRGRPALATEHSGPALLLGVRGRRLDPREARRVVHAAVRKAPGAPDIGPHGLRHSAATHVLEGGADLRSVQELLGHASLATTQIYTHVTVERLRAVHAQAHPRA from the coding sequence GTGGCCGGGTCGACTGCGCAGACGCGGGCGCAGCTCCCGCTTGCGCTCGCCGAGGCCCTCGACGGGTTCGAGGAGCACCTGCGCTCCTCCCGCGACCTGTCCGAGAACACCATCCGCGGCTACGTCGGCGACGTCGTCCAGTTGCTCGACCACCTCGTCCGCCGGGGCGGCGCCACCGTCACCGACCTCGACCTGGCCACGCTGCGCAGCTGGCTGGCCAAGGGCCGGACCACCGGCCACAGCCGCGCCACCACGGCCCGCTCGGCCGCATCAGCCCGCTCGTTCACCGCCTGGTTGCGCCGCTCGGGCCGCGCCGGCGAGGACGTCGGCCTGCGCCTGGTCAGCCCCAAGGCGCACCGCACGCTGCCCGACGTCCTCGCTCCGGACCAGGCGCGCGCCGTCCTGGAGGCCACCTCCGGGGCCGAGGAGCCGGTCGGGCTGCGCGACGCCCTCGTCCTCGAGCTGCTCTACGCCAGCGGCGTCCGCGTGAGCGAGCTGATCGGCCTCGACGTCGACGACGTCGACCGCGGCCGCCGGCTGCTGCGCGTGCTCGGCAAGGGCCGCAAGGAGCGCAGCGTGCCCTACGGCGTCCCGGCCGAGGCCGCCCTCGACGCCTGGTTGACCCGCGGCCGCCCCGCGCTGGCCACCGAGCACTCCGGCCCCGCGCTGCTGCTGGGCGTCCGGGGACGCCGGCTCGACCCCCGCGAGGCGCGCCGGGTGGTGCACGCCGCCGTCCGCAAGGCGCCCGGCGCACCCGACATCGGACCCCACGGGTTGCGTCACTCGGCCGCGACGCATGTCCTCGAGGGCGGGGCCGACCTGCGGTCGGTCCAGGAGCTGCTGGGCCACGCTAGCCTCGCGACGACGCAGATCTACACCCACGTGACGGTCGAACGGCTCCGGGCAGTGCATGCACAGGCCCACCCGCGAGCATGA
- the dprA gene encoding DNA-processing protein DprA: MSGDDLDADLADAAAELGEPTPGLRRARAWLSRAVEPGTVDAWRFVDRVGPVEAVRLIRSGRAPARILGLVGARAQTDTSLADLRQAERCGARLLIPEDDEWPAYLLHALTLATAEEPEEPKHQADRTKALVPPLALWVRGPARVDELADRSVAIVGSRAATAYGEHVAGEFGYQLAERGWTVVSGGAYGIDAAAHRGALAADGPTIAVLACGVDRPYPAGNGALLHRIADSGLLVSEWPPGAAPHQHRFLVRNRLIAALTRGTVVVEAAARSGAMATAHRARRLGKQVMAVPGPVTSAMSVGCHELLRGTQDAEAATLVASAAHVLDVVGGIGVDLAEPAERRSDVRDGLSDLARRVLDACPVRTGVAPERLAAIAGCEVLEVLRVLPALELAELVQWTGTGWRLMPAPRARAG, from the coding sequence GTGAGCGGCGACGACCTCGACGCGGATCTGGCCGACGCGGCGGCGGAGCTCGGTGAGCCGACTCCCGGGCTCCGCCGCGCCCGTGCCTGGCTGAGCCGGGCGGTCGAGCCCGGCACGGTCGACGCCTGGCGGTTCGTCGACCGGGTCGGCCCGGTGGAGGCGGTGCGGCTCATCCGGTCCGGCCGGGCGCCGGCGCGCATCCTGGGCCTGGTCGGCGCCCGCGCGCAGACGGACACGAGCCTCGCCGACCTCCGCCAGGCCGAGCGCTGCGGCGCGCGGCTGTTGATCCCCGAGGACGACGAGTGGCCGGCCTACCTGCTGCACGCGCTGACCCTGGCCACGGCCGAGGAGCCGGAGGAACCGAAGCACCAGGCGGACCGGACGAAGGCCCTCGTCCCGCCGCTGGCGCTGTGGGTGCGCGGGCCGGCCCGGGTCGACGAGCTGGCCGACCGCTCGGTGGCGATCGTCGGCTCGCGGGCGGCCACCGCGTACGGCGAGCACGTGGCCGGCGAGTTCGGCTACCAGCTCGCCGAGCGCGGGTGGACGGTCGTCTCCGGCGGCGCCTACGGCATCGACGCCGCCGCGCACCGTGGCGCGCTCGCCGCCGACGGCCCGACGATCGCCGTCCTGGCCTGCGGCGTCGACCGGCCCTACCCCGCCGGGAACGGGGCGCTGCTCCACCGGATCGCCGACAGCGGGCTGCTGGTCAGCGAGTGGCCGCCGGGTGCCGCACCGCACCAGCACCGCTTCCTGGTGCGCAACCGGCTGATCGCCGCCCTCACCCGCGGCACGGTGGTCGTCGAGGCCGCGGCGCGGTCCGGTGCGATGGCCACGGCCCACCGGGCGCGGCGCTTGGGCAAGCAGGTGATGGCGGTGCCCGGCCCCGTGACGTCCGCGATGAGCGTCGGCTGCCACGAGCTGTTGCGGGGCACGCAGGACGCCGAGGCGGCCACGCTGGTCGCCTCGGCGGCGCACGTCCTGGACGTGGTCGGCGGGATCGGGGTTGACCTCGCCGAGCCGGCCGAGCGGCGCAGCGACGTCCGTGACGGTCTCTCCGACCTGGCGCGGCGGGTGCTCGACGCCTGCCCGGTGCGCACCGGGGTGGCCCCGGAGCGGCTCGCCGCGATCGCCGGCTGCGAGGTCCTGGAGGTCCTGCGGGTCCTGCCGGCGCTGGAACTCGCCGAGCTCGTGCAGTGGACCGGTACCGGCTGGCGGCTCATGCCGGCGCCGAGGGCCCGGGCCGGCTGA
- the tsf gene encoding translation elongation factor Ts, with amino-acid sequence MPAFTAADVKRLRDATGAGMMDAKKALTEADGEYDKAIELLRIKGAKDVGKRLERSTTNGVVVSKGGALLELDCETDFVAKNAEFVALAQRLLEIAIEQNPSDVAALLATEVDGQTVEKLIEAESARIGEKLVLSRFALFEGPTAVYLHKRATDLPPAIGVAVQYHGGSEDAARSLAMHIAAARPRYLTREEVPAEAVETERRVAEQTAKEEGKPEQAITKIVEGRVNAYYKDFVLLEQPSITEPKRTVKQILDEAGLTVDRFARFEVGQA; translated from the coding sequence ATGCCTGCCTTCACCGCTGCCGACGTCAAGCGTCTGCGTGACGCCACCGGCGCCGGCATGATGGACGCCAAGAAGGCCCTCACCGAGGCCGATGGCGAGTACGACAAGGCGATCGAGCTCCTGCGCATCAAGGGCGCCAAGGACGTCGGCAAGCGCCTCGAGCGCTCGACGACCAACGGCGTCGTCGTGAGCAAGGGCGGCGCGCTGCTGGAGCTGGACTGCGAGACCGACTTCGTCGCGAAGAACGCCGAGTTCGTCGCCCTTGCCCAGCGGCTGCTCGAGATCGCGATCGAGCAGAACCCGTCCGACGTGGCGGCGCTGCTGGCCACCGAGGTCGACGGCCAGACCGTCGAGAAGCTGATCGAGGCCGAGTCGGCCCGCATCGGCGAGAAGCTGGTCCTCTCGCGGTTCGCCCTCTTCGAGGGCCCGACCGCGGTGTACCTGCACAAGCGGGCCACCGACCTGCCCCCGGCGATCGGTGTCGCGGTGCAGTACCACGGCGGCAGCGAGGACGCGGCGCGCAGCCTGGCGATGCACATCGCCGCCGCTCGCCCGCGCTACCTCACCCGCGAGGAGGTGCCGGCCGAGGCCGTCGAGACCGAGCGCCGCGTCGCCGAGCAGACCGCCAAGGAGGAGGGCAAGCCCGAGCAGGCGATCACCAAGATCGTCGAGGGTCGGGTCAACGCCTACTACAAGGACTTCGTCCTGCTCGAGCAGCCGTCGATCACCGAGCCCAAGCGCACGGTGAAGCAGATCCTCGACGAGGCCGGCCTGACGGTCGACCGCTTCGCCCGCTTCGAGGTCGGCCAGGCGTAG